A single genomic interval of Rubripirellula reticaptiva harbors:
- a CDS encoding valine--tRNA ligase, translating to MNDDSTIPTRFEHSEAADRIAAQWDLAKCAHAEVNPNKKPFTIVIPPPNVTGALHLGHGLNNTLQDMVVRTKRMQGYEALWMPGTDHAGIATQAVVERRLKENENLTRHDLGREELVKRIWAWKDQYEKRILGQLKRMGCSCDWERVRFTLDDRCATAVRATFFDLFGKQLIYRGKRLVNWDTFLQTAVSNDEVENVTRKGHFYHFFYNVIDPQAGEPTQIEIATTRPETMLGDTAVAVHPDPERAFDKVAAELQSKFTEATAKEQPIVQKQIDELAARREAMLPGLIVLRDMAAAGRMLQLPLVDRPIPLVSDIWAKPELGTGCVKITPAHDPNDYEVGKRVGLPMINILNPDGTLNAEAGQFEGLTIPKARIAVVAALDELGLLGDIEDRDIELPHSDRSKTPIEPYLADQWFVKMDELAESAMERVRNEEVQIFPERYRKSYLDWLSEKRDWPVSRQLWWGHQIPIWSKTGLSDAELKTTVAKIVEVIGDAADTASYQVDTADDGTRGVFVCLKFEGDAREAAIEALGLERDPDVLDTWFSSALWPHSTLGWPEKTPELEYFYPTDTLITSRDIITLWVARMVLMSWNNLGVVPFKEVFIHPKILDGLGETMSKSKGNGVDPNDIVDKFGPDALRYGLARLATDTQDVRMPVQYECPACEKLIDQTKKNRSLPKMACPACKAEFSTQWAETEADKALPKGAVVSERFETARNFVNKLWNAARFVMMNMDGYKPQAIDVAKLPLEDRWLLSRLSTVTSQVTEGIEKYRFAEVTRVLYDFAWDEFCSFYVEIAKPRLADDDQRELTQSVMAYGLDTLLRLLHPTMPFVTESIWGYLNELAPERGLTETTKAGPFVMTAAWPEAIAEHHDESIERQFAEFQEVVGAIRKIRASQNIAPRETLPVAIRCSPSSTELLSPMRTYLEGLAGAEVVELGPDAKPFETDGPLSIPSIDVDVHVDLEKFIDVEAELARLEKLHGNLIKQITGKQQKLNNESFVSRAPDEVVQAERDSLSDLSKQRESVEGDIARLRKKSS from the coding sequence ATGAACGACGACTCGACGATTCCAACTCGCTTTGAACACTCCGAAGCAGCCGACCGAATTGCTGCTCAGTGGGATCTCGCTAAGTGCGCCCACGCAGAGGTCAATCCGAACAAGAAACCGTTCACGATCGTGATCCCACCGCCAAACGTCACCGGCGCACTGCACCTGGGACACGGACTGAACAACACGCTGCAGGACATGGTGGTTCGGACCAAGCGAATGCAGGGCTACGAAGCGTTGTGGATGCCGGGGACTGATCATGCCGGGATTGCTACGCAAGCGGTTGTTGAACGGCGTCTGAAGGAAAACGAAAACCTGACACGGCATGATCTTGGCCGCGAAGAATTGGTCAAACGCATTTGGGCATGGAAGGACCAGTACGAAAAACGCATTCTCGGCCAACTGAAGCGAATGGGATGCAGTTGCGACTGGGAACGCGTTCGATTCACGCTGGATGATCGTTGTGCGACCGCTGTCCGCGCGACATTTTTTGATCTGTTTGGCAAGCAGCTGATTTACCGCGGCAAACGATTGGTCAACTGGGATACGTTCCTGCAAACGGCGGTATCGAATGATGAAGTCGAGAATGTGACTCGCAAGGGACACTTCTATCACTTCTTTTACAACGTGATCGATCCTCAGGCAGGTGAACCCACACAAATCGAGATCGCCACGACACGGCCGGAAACGATGTTGGGCGATACGGCGGTGGCGGTGCACCCGGATCCCGAGCGCGCCTTCGACAAGGTTGCCGCTGAATTGCAATCGAAGTTCACCGAAGCGACGGCAAAAGAGCAGCCGATTGTGCAAAAGCAGATCGACGAACTTGCTGCGCGTCGCGAAGCGATGTTGCCCGGGCTGATCGTGCTGCGCGACATGGCGGCCGCTGGCCGGATGCTGCAGTTGCCACTGGTTGATCGACCGATTCCGTTGGTGTCGGATATTTGGGCCAAGCCGGAACTAGGCACCGGGTGTGTGAAGATCACGCCGGCGCACGATCCCAATGACTATGAAGTGGGCAAGCGAGTTGGTTTGCCGATGATCAACATTCTTAACCCCGACGGAACGCTGAACGCAGAAGCTGGCCAGTTCGAAGGATTGACCATTCCGAAGGCTCGGATCGCGGTTGTCGCCGCACTCGACGAACTTGGCTTGCTCGGTGACATCGAAGATCGCGACATTGAATTGCCACACAGCGATCGCAGCAAGACACCGATCGAACCGTACTTGGCGGATCAGTGGTTCGTCAAAATGGACGAATTAGCCGAATCGGCGATGGAGCGAGTCCGAAATGAAGAGGTCCAAATTTTCCCGGAACGTTATCGCAAGAGCTATCTGGATTGGTTGAGCGAAAAACGGGATTGGCCTGTCAGCCGACAACTGTGGTGGGGACACCAAATCCCGATCTGGTCCAAGACCGGTTTGTCCGACGCCGAACTGAAAACAACGGTCGCAAAAATCGTGGAAGTGATTGGCGATGCTGCGGATACGGCGAGCTACCAAGTTGACACCGCCGACGATGGAACGCGCGGTGTGTTTGTTTGTTTGAAATTCGAAGGCGATGCGAGAGAGGCCGCGATCGAGGCGCTCGGACTCGAACGTGATCCGGATGTTTTGGACACATGGTTTTCGTCGGCGTTGTGGCCGCACAGCACGCTCGGTTGGCCAGAGAAAACACCGGAACTTGAATACTTCTATCCCACCGATACGTTGATTACGTCGCGCGACATCATCACCCTGTGGGTTGCCCGGATGGTGTTGATGAGCTGGAACAACTTGGGCGTGGTTCCGTTCAAGGAAGTGTTCATTCACCCCAAAATTCTGGACGGTCTCGGCGAGACGATGTCCAAGAGCAAGGGGAACGGCGTCGACCCCAATGATATCGTTGATAAGTTCGGTCCTGACGCACTGCGTTACGGATTGGCTCGTTTGGCAACCGACACGCAAGACGTTCGCATGCCGGTCCAGTACGAATGCCCGGCCTGCGAAAAACTGATCGATCAAACGAAAAAGAATCGCTCGTTGCCGAAGATGGCTTGCCCGGCATGCAAGGCAGAATTCTCGACTCAGTGGGCGGAAACCGAAGCGGATAAGGCATTGCCGAAGGGCGCCGTGGTTAGCGAGCGATTTGAAACGGCTCGTAACTTCGTGAACAAGCTGTGGAACGCGGCTCGTTTTGTGATGATGAATATGGACGGATACAAGCCGCAAGCGATTGACGTCGCAAAGTTGCCGCTCGAAGACCGTTGGTTGTTGAGCCGATTGTCGACCGTGACATCACAGGTGACCGAAGGCATCGAGAAGTACCGGTTCGCGGAAGTCACGCGTGTGCTGTACGACTTTGCGTGGGATGAGTTCTGTAGCTTCTATGTCGAAATCGCAAAGCCTCGTTTAGCCGACGATGATCAGCGCGAGTTGACGCAGTCCGTGATGGCGTACGGACTCGATACGCTGTTGCGTTTACTGCATCCCACGATGCCGTTTGTGACCGAATCGATCTGGGGCTATCTGAACGAACTGGCGCCCGAGCGTGGGCTTACTGAGACGACGAAGGCTGGCCCGTTTGTGATGACGGCTGCGTGGCCTGAAGCGATTGCAGAACACCACGATGAATCGATTGAACGTCAGTTCGCCGAGTTCCAAGAAGTCGTTGGTGCAATTCGCAAGATCCGTGCTAGCCAGAACATCGCACCACGCGAAACGTTGCCGGTTGCGATCCGGTGCAGTCCATCGTCAACCGAATTGTTGTCGCCGATGCGAACGTATCTGGAAGGCTTGGCGGGTGCCGAAGTGGTCGAGCTTGGACCGGATGCCAAGCCGTTTGAAACCGATGGGCCACTTTCGATTCCATCGATTGACGTTGACGTTCATGTGGACTTGGAAAAGTTCATCGACGTTGAGGCAGAACTGGCCAGGTTGGAAAAACTGCACGGCAATTTGATCAAGCAGATCACCGGAAAGCAACAGAAGCTCAACAACGAGAGTTTCGTGTCGCGAGCTCCGGACGAAGTCGTGCAAGCCGAACGTGACAGTTTGTCGGACTTGTCCAAGCAGCGAGAATCCGTCGAAGGTGACATCGCAAGGCTTCGTAAGAAATCGAGCTAA
- the cimA gene encoding citramalate synthase: protein MTDRTIQIYDTTLRDGSQGEGVSFSLQDKLNIARRLAEIGIDFIEGGYPLSNEKDVAFFQQIRKDNLGDTKVCAFGMTRRRSMKAADDPGMKALVAAETPCITLVGKTWDYHATDVLNVTLDENLAMIGESAEFLGRGAEVIYDAEHFFDGYNANPKYAIETLRAAAAAGAKYMVLCDTNGGTLPEQVAEITRAAIEGTKDYGVQIGIHTHNDGELAVANSLAAVDAGATQVQGTINGIGERCGNADLISVMANLALKKKGYRVLGGRDMKHLTELSRYVYETANLQWRGGQPFVGQSAFAHKGGMHVHAINKASKTYEHIDPALVGNERRILVSELSGRSNIVAVATEHNIQNDRVLMDKILAEVVRLENKGYQFENAGASFDLLIKKVSDTFTPHFTPIKYRVVAGDRDSVEGSVFAEAIIKLKVGDELWFDAAEGHGPVNALDAGLRKALSGAFPCLHDMRLIDYKVRVVDSGAGTAASIRVNIESGDENETWGTIGVSDNIIAASWQALTDAVEYKLHKT from the coding sequence ATGACCGATCGAACGATTCAGATCTACGACACGACCCTCCGCGACGGTTCGCAGGGCGAAGGCGTCAGTTTTTCGTTGCAGGACAAGTTGAACATCGCCCGTCGCTTGGCAGAAATCGGTATCGACTTCATCGAGGGCGGCTACCCGTTGTCGAACGAGAAGGACGTGGCTTTCTTTCAACAGATTCGCAAGGACAACCTTGGTGATACTAAAGTGTGCGCGTTCGGAATGACTCGGCGTCGCTCGATGAAGGCTGCAGACGACCCCGGCATGAAGGCCTTGGTTGCCGCAGAAACACCTTGCATCACTTTGGTTGGCAAGACGTGGGACTATCACGCGACTGATGTATTGAACGTGACGCTGGACGAAAACCTGGCGATGATTGGCGAGAGCGCTGAATTTCTCGGCCGTGGGGCTGAAGTGATCTACGATGCCGAACACTTTTTCGACGGCTACAACGCTAACCCTAAGTACGCAATTGAAACGTTGCGAGCCGCTGCGGCGGCAGGCGCAAAGTACATGGTGTTGTGCGATACCAACGGTGGAACGTTGCCTGAACAGGTTGCCGAGATTACTCGTGCGGCGATTGAGGGAACGAAAGACTACGGCGTTCAGATTGGTATCCACACTCACAACGACGGCGAGCTTGCGGTTGCCAATTCGCTGGCGGCCGTCGACGCAGGTGCCACGCAAGTGCAAGGCACGATCAACGGCATTGGCGAGCGTTGTGGCAACGCAGACTTGATTTCTGTGATGGCCAACTTGGCACTGAAGAAAAAGGGTTACCGAGTGCTGGGCGGTCGCGACATGAAGCATCTGACCGAGCTGAGTCGATATGTCTACGAGACCGCCAATTTGCAATGGCGTGGCGGACAACCCTTTGTCGGTCAAAGTGCGTTTGCGCACAAAGGCGGCATGCACGTTCATGCAATCAACAAAGCATCCAAGACATACGAGCACATCGACCCGGCACTGGTCGGCAACGAACGTCGGATTTTGGTCAGCGAGTTGTCCGGTCGCAGCAATATTGTGGCAGTCGCGACCGAGCACAACATTCAAAATGACCGAGTTTTGATGGACAAAATCTTGGCCGAAGTGGTGCGGCTAGAGAACAAGGGATATCAGTTCGAAAACGCTGGCGCATCCTTCGATTTGCTGATCAAAAAGGTGTCTGACACCTTTACGCCGCACTTTACGCCGATCAAGTATCGTGTCGTGGCCGGTGATCGTGATTCGGTCGAAGGGAGCGTGTTCGCCGAGGCGATCATCAAGTTGAAAGTCGGCGACGAATTATGGTTCGACGCCGCCGAAGGGCATGGACCAGTCAACGCGCTCGACGCTGGTCTACGCAAGGCACTCTCGGGTGCATTCCCGTGTCTGCACGACATGCGATTGATCGACTACAAGGTTCGGGTTGTTGATTCCGGCGCCGGAACAGCGGCATCGATCCGAGTGAATATTGAAAGCGGCGACGAAAACGAGACATGGGGCACGATTGGCGTCAGCGACAATATCATCGCAGCAAGTTGGCAAGCTTTGACCGATGCGGTGGAGTACAAGCTGCATAAGACGTAA
- a CDS encoding OsmC family protein — protein MAVEIDIEYAGNLRCDAVHGPSGMKLHTDAPTDNGGLGSSFSPTDLVATALGSCVMTILGLVAQRHELDLTGTRVHVEKEMVADPVRRIGSLRTVVTVPAGVLIDQAMRTRLETAARKCPVHQSLHTDIDAPIDFVYA, from the coding sequence ATGGCAGTTGAAATCGACATCGAGTATGCGGGCAATCTTCGCTGTGACGCCGTTCACGGTCCTAGCGGAATGAAGCTGCATACCGACGCGCCCACGGACAATGGCGGACTGGGTTCGTCGTTTTCACCAACCGATTTGGTCGCCACGGCGCTAGGCAGTTGTGTGATGACCATTCTAGGCTTGGTGGCTCAGCGCCACGAACTTGACCTGACGGGAACTCGTGTCCACGTCGAAAAGGAAATGGTCGCTGATCCGGTCCGCCGAATTGGTTCGCTGCGGACGGTTGTGACCGTTCCGGCGGGTGTTTTGATTGACCAAGCGATGCGGACGCGTTTAGAAACCGCTGCTCGGAAGTGTCCCGTCCACCAAAGTCTGCACACCGACATCGATGCACCCATCGATTTTGTTTACGCGTAG
- the rlmN gene encoding 23S rRNA (adenine(2503)-C(2))-methyltransferase RlmN has translation MNLPVIDSNASAKPVAAQPADPRRHLLDVSLDELKDWLVSNGQPGFRAKQIVHWVFQRRVSNFSQMSDLPKALREKLDEAFRIWVTGEAALVTSSDGTDKLLVRLPDGGEVECVLLRDGVRRSICVSSQVGCAMGCVFCASGLDGVDRNLTMGEILEQMLRLQARLDEGERLSHIVMMGMGEPLANLNNVLGALDVARSKDGLAISPRRITISTVGLPPAIDRLARAEVPYNLAVSLHAPNDELRDQLVPVNRKIGVQAVLDAADRYFESCGRRLTFEYVLLGGLNDSDDEARQLASLLRKRTAMLNVIPYNPVEGLPYKTPTKRAIDNFRSILENGGVNVQFRQRKGGEIDAACGQLRRNRDSIKTQNIGTQHGS, from the coding sequence GTGAACCTGCCCGTCATCGATTCGAATGCTTCCGCTAAGCCTGTGGCCGCCCAGCCGGCCGATCCTCGGCGTCACTTGTTGGACGTTTCGCTTGACGAATTGAAGGATTGGTTGGTCAGCAACGGCCAGCCCGGCTTTCGTGCCAAGCAGATTGTCCACTGGGTGTTTCAACGCCGCGTCAGCAATTTTTCGCAGATGAGCGACCTGCCCAAAGCGTTACGAGAGAAACTGGACGAGGCATTTCGCATTTGGGTGACCGGTGAAGCAGCTTTGGTGACGTCATCCGACGGGACCGACAAGTTGCTGGTTCGATTGCCCGATGGTGGCGAAGTCGAGTGCGTGTTGCTGCGAGACGGAGTCCGTCGCAGCATCTGTGTTAGCAGCCAGGTTGGTTGTGCGATGGGCTGCGTGTTTTGTGCCAGCGGGCTCGATGGCGTCGATCGAAATTTGACGATGGGCGAGATTCTGGAACAGATGCTTCGTTTGCAGGCCCGACTCGATGAAGGTGAACGGCTCAGCCATATCGTGATGATGGGCATGGGCGAACCGCTTGCCAACTTGAACAACGTGCTTGGCGCATTGGACGTTGCTCGCAGCAAAGATGGGTTGGCGATCAGCCCACGTCGAATCACGATCAGCACGGTCGGATTGCCGCCTGCGATCGATCGACTGGCTCGCGCCGAGGTGCCCTACAACTTGGCGGTCAGTTTGCATGCGCCAAACGATGAACTGCGTGACCAACTGGTGCCGGTCAACCGAAAGATTGGCGTGCAAGCGGTTTTGGATGCGGCCGATCGTTACTTTGAATCCTGTGGCCGCCGCTTGACGTTCGAATACGTTTTGTTGGGTGGCCTGAATGACTCGGACGACGAGGCTCGGCAGCTGGCCTCGCTGTTGCGCAAGCGAACGGCGATGTTGAATGTGATTCCGTACAATCCGGTCGAAGGTCTACCGTACAAAACGCCAACCAAGAGAGCGATCGATAATTTCCGCTCGATCCTTGAAAACGGCGGCGTGAATGTTCAGTTCCGTCAACGCAAGGGTGGCGAAATTGATGCTGCGTGCGGGCAACTCCGTCGCAACCGAGACTCTATCAAGACGCAAAACATAGGAACGCAACATGGCAGTTGA
- a CDS encoding FKBP-type peptidyl-prolyl cis-trans isomerase, protein MQTFFSFHRFTFLIAALACLTAVSCSGPKRGPSAVDADAETEFTTTDSGLKYRILRKGSGEKPIATNRVTVDYSGWLDNGQIFDSSYNRNESTTFLLTQVIPGWTEGLQYVSKGGMIELEIPSNLGYGPGGTPGIPPNSTLHFKVELHEIR, encoded by the coding sequence ATGCAAACCTTCTTTTCTTTTCACCGGTTCACGTTTCTGATAGCTGCTTTGGCATGCTTGACGGCTGTTTCCTGTTCGGGCCCCAAACGTGGTCCCAGCGCCGTTGATGCGGATGCCGAAACGGAATTCACGACGACGGATTCAGGCCTGAAGTATCGAATTTTGCGCAAGGGATCGGGCGAAAAGCCCATCGCAACCAACCGGGTGACGGTCGATTACTCAGGCTGGCTCGATAATGGCCAGATTTTCGATTCGTCCTACAACCGCAACGAGTCGACCACGTTCTTGCTGACCCAAGTGATCCCTGGTTGGACTGAGGGACTGCAATATGTCAGCAAGGGTGGGATGATCGAGCTCGAAATACCGTCCAACTTGGGCTATGGACCGGGTGGAACACCAGGAATTCCGCCCAATTCGACTTTGCACTTCAAAGTCGAACTGCACGAAATTCGCTGA
- the dgt gene encoding dGTP triphosphohydrolase, which produces MIDLRRFADREHLLLASYAMHSRDSEGRIYDEPIHSYRGPFARDRDRILHSSAFRRLSGKMQVFTGEMGIYHRTRLTHTLEVTSVARTIARVLRLNEDLTEALALMHDVGHPPFGHCGEDVLSEAMESVGGFSHNGFALVIVQELEQRYSQFSGLNLSRETLAGQDTRAHKAEAAVGRAPILEVQIVDLADSIAYDAHDMDDALQMGLLSIDELSELAVVRRALESIRTKHGMLPTTQLRQLLVHELIDLQVSDLLQVAIEQLRPYEGHRSGEVCHAGLRLRHSDLVGSERSELEAFLFDAVYRHKRLIPVRDAAGNRLRTLFDLLTENPGRLPLRFRVRAERSPIKKVVGEYLAGMTDEFCDKQYQHVTQHSTGPLADW; this is translated from the coding sequence ATGATCGACCTGCGACGCTTCGCCGATCGCGAACACTTGTTGCTAGCGTCGTATGCGATGCACAGCCGTGACAGCGAAGGGCGAATCTATGACGAGCCAATCCACTCTTACCGCGGCCCGTTTGCTCGTGACCGAGACCGAATCCTGCACAGCAGCGCGTTTCGGCGACTGAGCGGCAAAATGCAAGTCTTCACCGGCGAAATGGGCATCTACCACCGCACACGTTTGACCCACACGTTGGAAGTCACGTCGGTGGCTAGAACGATCGCTCGAGTGCTGCGTCTGAACGAAGATCTTACCGAGGCTCTAGCTTTGATGCATGACGTCGGCCATCCGCCGTTCGGGCACTGTGGCGAAGATGTCTTGAGCGAAGCGATGGAATCCGTTGGTGGGTTTTCGCACAACGGTTTCGCCCTTGTGATTGTCCAAGAATTGGAACAACGATACAGCCAGTTTAGCGGCCTAAATCTGTCGCGAGAAACCTTGGCTGGCCAAGACACGCGAGCCCACAAAGCCGAAGCAGCCGTCGGACGTGCGCCGATTCTGGAAGTCCAAATCGTCGATCTGGCGGACTCAATTGCCTACGATGCGCACGACATGGACGACGCCTTACAAATGGGTCTGTTGTCGATTGACGAACTGTCGGAACTCGCCGTGGTTCGCCGAGCGCTCGAATCGATCCGTACCAAGCATGGCATGTTGCCAACGACACAGTTACGACAGTTGCTCGTTCACGAATTGATCGATTTGCAAGTCAGCGATTTGTTGCAAGTTGCGATCGAACAACTGCGTCCTTATGAAGGCCATCGATCAGGAGAAGTTTGCCACGCAGGTTTACGTCTCCGGCACAGTGACTTGGTGGGCAGCGAACGTAGCGAACTGGAAGCCTTTCTATTCGATGCCGTGTATCGCCACAAACGACTGATCCCGGTCCGTGACGCCGCCGGCAACCGACTGCGAACGCTTTTTGATCTGCTTACGGAAAATCCTGGCCGTCTGCCGCTGCGTTTTCGTGTCCGCGCCGAACGGTCGCCCATCAAAAAAGTCGTCGGCGAGTACCTCGCCGGAATGACGGACGAGTTCTGCGACAAGCAATACCAACACGTGACCCAGCACAGTACCGGTCCACTAGCGGATTGGTAA
- a CDS encoding class I SAM-dependent methyltransferase yields the protein MATWYDHPQYFDMVFRDETDAEVAFFEQAFDKFADGKVKRLLEPGCGSGRLVVGMAAKGYDVTGLDLSKPMLKYLRDRMKRRKLPGTYVLGDMTEMNFDEPFDATFCTFNTFRHLLDEAAAEKHLRSVAANLRVGGIYILGFHLIPMDADPECTERWRASHGGTNVSVTLRVMDFDRKKRQELLRVSVKAVKRNGKVEKIRSEFPLRIYTPTQAKKLLAKVSDVLAIEGIYDFDYEIDEQREFDNDLTDAVFVLKRI from the coding sequence ATGGCAACCTGGTACGACCACCCGCAGTACTTTGACATGGTCTTCCGCGACGAAACGGATGCCGAGGTCGCGTTCTTTGAACAAGCATTCGACAAGTTTGCCGACGGTAAAGTCAAACGACTGCTCGAACCGGGCTGCGGCAGCGGCCGATTAGTCGTCGGGATGGCGGCCAAGGGCTATGACGTCACCGGACTGGACCTCAGCAAACCGATGCTGAAATACCTGCGCGACCGGATGAAGCGTCGAAAGTTGCCGGGCACCTACGTGCTTGGCGACATGACGGAAATGAATTTCGACGAGCCATTCGATGCAACGTTTTGCACATTCAACACCTTTCGTCACTTACTGGACGAAGCCGCTGCCGAAAAACACCTGCGCAGCGTCGCGGCCAACCTGCGAGTCGGTGGGATCTACATCTTGGGTTTTCACTTGATCCCGATGGATGCCGACCCCGAATGCACCGAGCGCTGGCGAGCCAGTCATGGCGGGACGAACGTCAGCGTCACACTGCGAGTGATGGATTTCGATCGCAAAAAACGCCAAGAACTGCTGCGAGTGTCCGTCAAAGCCGTCAAACGAAACGGCAAAGTCGAAAAGATCCGCAGCGAGTTTCCGCTACGCATTTACACGCCCACCCAGGCAAAAAAACTGCTCGCGAAGGTGTCCGACGTGCTGGCGATCGAGGGCATCTACGACTTCGACTACGAAATCGACGAACAACGCGAATTCGACAACGATCTTACCGACGCGGTGTTCGTGCTGAAGAGAATCTAA